From Mycolicibacterium cosmeticum, a single genomic window includes:
- a CDS encoding peptide ligase PGM1-related protein, with protein MTETPTRPLALLDDAERYRTFDELQGTMPTVWESMRLGFADESVVVVPSISTEGTTTRSGTIMAAMEERALFLLLLLRQPQLRMIYVTSQPVSESIVEYYLGLLPGVIPSHARARLTLVAVGDASPEPLSAKLLARPRLLREIRALIPNHRRSHLVPYNTTALERDVALSLGIPMYGSDPRFGHLGGKTGCRRMFEELGVPCPVGAEDLRSVDDIVAGIQAMRARRPSLTEAIVKLNEGVSGQGNAVVDLRELPACGSPEEAAIIAERVLAMRLEAENLALGVYLEAFARHGGIVEERITGRELTSPSVQMRALPDGTVELLSTHDQLLGGKSGQRYLGCVFPADSAYAAAIAESAMVIGRHLAGLGVLGRFAVDYVVVQDDNGEWTPYAIELNLRKGGTTHPFLTLQFLTDGSYGGADGMYRTPAGAPKYLVATDHLEDDRLKALTVADLFDITMNHGLHFDQSRCTGVVFHMISCLTECGRVGLTAVGDSPEEARRVYEQAQSVLIAEATAAREEGILVG; from the coding sequence ATGACCGAAACCCCTACCCGACCGCTGGCCCTGCTTGACGACGCGGAGCGCTACCGGACCTTCGACGAGCTGCAAGGAACCATGCCCACGGTGTGGGAGTCGATGCGGCTCGGGTTCGCCGACGAATCGGTGGTGGTGGTGCCCTCGATCAGCACCGAGGGCACCACCACCCGCAGCGGAACCATCATGGCCGCCATGGAGGAACGGGCGTTGTTCCTGCTCCTGCTGCTGCGCCAACCGCAACTGCGGATGATCTACGTGACCTCCCAGCCGGTGTCGGAATCGATCGTGGAGTACTACCTCGGGCTGCTCCCCGGCGTGATCCCCAGCCATGCGCGGGCCCGGCTCACCCTGGTGGCGGTCGGCGATGCGTCCCCCGAACCGCTCAGCGCGAAACTGTTGGCCCGGCCGCGGCTGCTGCGCGAGATCCGGGCGCTCATCCCGAACCACCGCCGCAGTCACCTGGTCCCGTACAACACGACCGCGCTGGAACGGGATGTCGCACTGTCCCTGGGTATTCCGATGTACGGTTCGGATCCCCGCTTCGGTCACCTCGGTGGCAAGACGGGCTGCCGGCGGATGTTCGAAGAACTCGGGGTGCCCTGCCCGGTCGGCGCCGAGGACCTGCGCTCGGTCGACGACATCGTCGCCGGGATCCAGGCGATGCGGGCGCGGCGCCCGTCGCTGACCGAGGCGATCGTGAAACTGAACGAGGGCGTCTCCGGGCAGGGCAACGCCGTGGTCGACTTGCGGGAGTTGCCCGCCTGCGGGTCGCCCGAGGAGGCGGCGATCATCGCCGAACGGGTGCTGGCGATGCGGCTGGAGGCCGAGAACCTGGCTCTCGGTGTCTATCTGGAGGCGTTCGCCCGGCACGGCGGCATCGTCGAGGAACGGATCACCGGCCGGGAACTGACCAGCCCCAGCGTGCAGATGCGCGCGCTTCCGGACGGCACCGTGGAACTGCTGTCCACCCACGATCAACTGCTCGGCGGCAAGAGCGGCCAGCGCTACCTCGGTTGCGTGTTCCCGGCCGACTCCGCCTATGCCGCGGCCATCGCCGAGTCCGCGATGGTGATCGGTCGGCATCTGGCCGGGCTCGGGGTGCTCGGCCGGTTCGCGGTGGACTACGTCGTGGTGCAGGACGACAACGGTGAATGGACCCCGTACGCCATCGAACTGAACCTGCGCAAAGGGGGCACCACCCACCCGTTCCTGACCCTGCAGTTCCTCACCGACGGCAGTTACGGCGGCGCCGACGGAATGTACCGCACCCCGGCGGGGGCGCCGAAGTACCTGGTGGCCACCGATCATCTGGAAGACGACCGATTGAAGGCGCTGACGGTCGCCGACCTGTTCGACATCACGATGAATCACGGCCTGCACTTCGACCAATCACGATGTACGGGAGTCGTTTTCCACATGATCAGCTGTCTCACCGAATGTGGACGGGTGGGGCTGACCGCCGTCGGTGACAGCCCCGAGGAGGCGCGGCGGGTGTACGAGCAGGCGCAGTCGGTCCTGATCGCGGAGGCGACGGCGGCCCGCGAAGAAGGAATACTCGTCGGTTGA
- a CDS encoding response regulator — MSARRILVIEDNTLNLKLVRDILQFAGHQVCEARSGEDGLQLAQREPPDLVLMDLQLPGIDGFETLHRLRRDVLAPGVPVVAVTALAMAEDRERAAAAGFDGYIEKPISVRALPGQIEGFLAEATPATAGDGAVTVLAVDDTPANLRLLEAVLRPQGHRVVTAATGPEALEVLSRENVDLVLLDIVMPEMDGYEVCRRIRSVPATEFLPVVMITASGNEQRLAALESGADDFVSKPFDQSELLARVASLARIKRFQDTIRRQADELAQWNHELEARVARQVADLERTNRLRHFLSPQLADLVVGDESMLRSHRREIVVLFTDLRKFTPFAETSEPEEVMGVLAEYHRVIGALVHAYGGTLERFTGDGIMVFFNDPVPCDDPAERAVRTALGIRDQVRELAVRWERNGYDLALGIGIAQGFATLGRIGFEGRFDYAAIGSVTNLAARLCGDAGPWQVLVTNRVLAPIAEICTAELFGDVQPKGFSRSVRVHNVNGIAPSADNDTKDW, encoded by the coding sequence GTGAGCGCCCGGCGCATCCTCGTGATCGAGGACAACACGCTCAACCTCAAACTGGTGCGCGACATTCTCCAGTTCGCCGGGCACCAGGTCTGCGAGGCCCGGTCCGGGGAGGACGGACTGCAGCTGGCCCAACGGGAGCCGCCCGATCTGGTGCTGATGGATCTGCAGCTCCCGGGGATCGACGGTTTCGAGACGCTGCACCGATTGCGGCGGGACGTCCTGGCGCCGGGTGTCCCGGTGGTGGCCGTCACCGCGCTGGCGATGGCCGAGGACCGGGAACGCGCCGCTGCGGCCGGGTTCGACGGCTATATCGAGAAGCCGATCAGTGTGCGCGCCCTGCCGGGGCAGATCGAGGGATTCTTGGCCGAGGCGACGCCGGCCACCGCCGGTGACGGTGCGGTGACCGTGCTCGCGGTGGACGACACACCCGCCAATCTGCGGCTGCTGGAGGCGGTGCTGAGACCCCAGGGCCACCGCGTCGTCACGGCGGCAACCGGCCCGGAGGCGCTGGAGGTGTTGTCCCGCGAGAACGTCGACCTGGTCCTCCTGGACATCGTGATGCCGGAGATGGACGGGTACGAGGTGTGCCGCCGGATCCGTTCGGTCCCCGCGACGGAGTTCCTGCCGGTGGTGATGATCACCGCCAGCGGTAACGAACAACGGCTTGCCGCACTGGAATCCGGCGCCGACGATTTCGTGTCCAAACCCTTCGACCAGAGTGAGCTGCTGGCCAGGGTGGCGTCATTGGCGCGCATCAAACGATTCCAGGACACCATCCGGCGCCAGGCCGACGAGTTGGCCCAGTGGAACCACGAACTGGAGGCCAGGGTAGCCCGGCAGGTGGCGGACCTGGAGCGCACCAACCGGTTGCGGCATTTCCTGTCACCACAATTGGCGGACCTGGTGGTCGGTGACGAGAGCATGCTGCGCAGCCATCGCCGCGAGATCGTGGTGCTGTTCACCGATCTGCGCAAGTTCACCCCGTTCGCCGAGACCAGCGAACCCGAGGAGGTGATGGGTGTGCTGGCCGAGTACCACCGCGTGATCGGGGCGCTGGTGCACGCCTACGGCGGAACCCTCGAGCGCTTCACCGGCGACGGGATCATGGTGTTCTTCAACGACCCTGTGCCGTGCGACGATCCGGCCGAACGTGCCGTTCGCACGGCGCTGGGCATCCGCGACCAGGTGCGTGAACTCGCGGTGCGGTGGGAACGCAACGGTTACGACCTGGCGCTGGGAATCGGTATCGCCCAAGGCTTTGCGACGCTGGGCCGGATCGGCTTCGAGGGCCGGTTCGACTATGCGGCGATCGGCAGCGTGACCAACCTCGCGGCCCGGCTGTGCGGCGACGCCGGGCCGTGGCAGGTGCTGGTCACCAACCGGGTACTGGCCCCCATCGCCGAGATCTGCACCGCAGAACTGTTCGGTGACGTGCAGCCCAAGGGCTTCAGCCGGTCGGTGCGCGTGCACAACGTCAACGGCATCGCGCCGTCAGCGGACAACGACACGAAGGACTGGTGA
- a CDS encoding ATP-binding protein, which translates to MTCAQGHPSVAGDFCDVCGQPIAGADESQAAQPVSPHPAAVTACPTCGALRSGRFCENCGLDTGPAGEWVAVVSADRDFYDRVVARGEHDTVEYPPVFQERRISLRGKQILIGRQAGGASVAPDIDLGVQPADRGVSARHALLRLRETGPTITDLGSTNGTSLNGSEDLLGSDVETPLKDGDRIHIGAWTTITVARATAEEPAPDPGERTTRTSRGSFQLHRELRDAREQSASSREILSALARDVANPGAVLDTVVEYAARLCRARAAQLFLLSGDMFHVSRVSGETPEEYRRLLVAHPIARNRLSTVGRAAEDMCTHQVADVLADDDYGRLDLQRLAGFRTLLSTPMIVAGEVVGVLSMWRTEVAPFDARERDLLEEFAAQGAIVLRQVDLMRALESRGAELASKVAQLEALREVGEAVGSSLDLDEVLDQIVRNAVRLTNLGFGDITLGTDGGSILEYHESADSFDVRAAFGSSPELLAQLRQVTIDRDTTVVARTALQRRVLEIADIAEADPDPYLDVVLRDGWRSLLSVPMIRSDTLVGVLVIRRRGTGAFPPDVIEMLEAFASQSALAIVNARLFRELETKTRELEVAGRHKSEFLASMSHELRTPLNAVIGFSEVLLDRLFGEVNDRQDEYLRDIRNSGQHLLELINEILDLSKVEDGQMELEPSTFVVAGVVESALAMVRERAAQHGIGLTVHIGADVDLIEADERRFKQVLLNLLSNAVKFTPDGGSVTVRADRDGTELVVTVTDTGIGVPPEDQDRIFESFQQGGRGAPKEEGTGLGLTLSRRIVRLFGGRMWLESTVGAGSTFGFSVPGLPEPATAATARPDGTPVVLVLDEDRVSQDLVDAYLEPFPVDVLRAWDGAKAVDLIRAVRPVAVILEIGLSRMDGWQVLAALKADPATATMPVVIASTVDNRSRGLALGAAAYLLKPVRRDELVGALRSVGVLPTVEPA; encoded by the coding sequence ATGACCTGCGCCCAGGGCCATCCCTCGGTCGCCGGGGATTTCTGCGATGTGTGCGGGCAGCCCATCGCCGGCGCCGACGAAAGCCAAGCGGCACAGCCTGTTTCGCCGCACCCCGCCGCGGTCACGGCCTGCCCCACGTGCGGGGCGCTGCGCAGCGGACGGTTCTGCGAGAACTGCGGGCTGGACACCGGGCCGGCCGGTGAATGGGTGGCGGTGGTCAGTGCCGACCGCGACTTCTACGACCGCGTCGTCGCCCGCGGCGAACATGACACCGTCGAATACCCGCCGGTGTTCCAGGAAAGACGGATCAGCCTGCGGGGCAAGCAGATTCTGATCGGACGGCAGGCCGGCGGCGCAAGCGTGGCGCCCGATATCGACCTCGGTGTGCAACCGGCCGACCGGGGTGTGTCCGCCAGGCACGCCCTGCTGCGGCTCCGGGAAACCGGACCGACCATCACCGACCTGGGATCCACCAACGGAACCAGTCTCAACGGCAGCGAAGACCTGCTCGGCAGCGATGTCGAGACGCCGCTCAAGGACGGCGACCGCATCCACATCGGTGCCTGGACCACGATCACCGTCGCCCGGGCGACGGCCGAGGAACCCGCACCCGATCCGGGTGAGCGCACCACCCGCACGTCCCGGGGCTCGTTCCAGCTGCACCGCGAGCTGCGTGACGCCCGCGAACAGTCCGCGTCCAGCCGCGAGATCCTGTCCGCGCTCGCCCGCGACGTCGCCAACCCCGGTGCCGTTCTCGACACCGTCGTCGAGTACGCCGCCCGGCTGTGCCGTGCCAGGGCCGCCCAGCTGTTCCTGCTCAGCGGCGACATGTTCCACGTCTCACGGGTCTCGGGGGAGACCCCCGAGGAATATCGCCGGCTGCTGGTGGCCCATCCGATCGCCAGGAACCGGCTCTCGACCGTTGGGCGGGCTGCCGAGGACATGTGCACGCATCAGGTCGCCGACGTGCTCGCCGACGACGACTACGGACGCCTGGACCTGCAGCGGCTGGCCGGGTTCCGCACCCTGCTGTCGACGCCGATGATCGTGGCGGGCGAGGTGGTCGGGGTGCTGTCGATGTGGCGTACCGAGGTGGCACCCTTCGACGCCCGGGAGCGGGACCTGCTCGAGGAGTTCGCCGCGCAGGGGGCGATCGTGCTGCGGCAGGTCGACCTGATGCGGGCGCTGGAATCCCGGGGGGCCGAGCTGGCCAGCAAGGTGGCGCAGTTGGAGGCGCTGCGCGAGGTGGGTGAGGCGGTCGGTTCCAGCCTCGATCTGGATGAGGTGCTCGACCAGATCGTCCGGAATGCGGTGCGCCTGACCAACCTGGGCTTCGGCGACATCACCCTGGGCACCGACGGCGGGTCGATCCTGGAGTACCACGAGTCCGCCGACTCGTTCGATGTGCGCGCCGCGTTCGGCAGCAGTCCCGAACTGCTCGCCCAGCTGCGGCAGGTCACGATCGACCGCGACACGACGGTGGTGGCGCGGACGGCCCTGCAGCGGCGGGTGCTGGAGATCGCCGACATCGCCGAGGCCGACCCCGACCCCTACCTGGACGTGGTGCTGCGTGACGGCTGGCGCTCGTTGCTGTCGGTGCCGATGATCCGCAGCGACACGCTGGTCGGAGTCCTGGTGATCCGGCGCCGCGGAACCGGCGCCTTCCCGCCCGATGTGATCGAGATGCTGGAGGCGTTCGCCAGCCAGTCCGCGCTGGCCATCGTCAACGCCCGGTTGTTCCGCGAACTGGAGACCAAGACCCGCGAGCTCGAAGTCGCCGGCCGGCACAAGTCGGAGTTCCTGGCGAGCATGTCGCACGAACTGCGGACCCCGCTGAACGCCGTGATCGGGTTCTCCGAGGTGCTGCTGGACCGGTTGTTCGGTGAGGTCAACGACCGCCAGGACGAATACCTGCGCGATATCCGGAATTCGGGCCAGCACCTGCTCGAACTCATCAACGAGATCCTCGATCTGTCCAAGGTCGAGGACGGTCAGATGGAGCTGGAGCCGAGCACTTTCGTCGTCGCCGGCGTGGTGGAGTCCGCCTTGGCGATGGTCCGCGAGCGGGCCGCCCAGCACGGCATCGGCCTGACGGTGCACATCGGCGCGGACGTCGATCTGATCGAGGCCGACGAGCGCCGGTTCAAGCAGGTGTTGCTCAATCTGCTGTCCAATGCGGTGAAGTTCACCCCCGACGGCGGCAGCGTCACCGTGCGCGCCGACCGGGACGGTACCGAGCTGGTGGTGACGGTGACCGACACCGGGATCGGCGTGCCGCCGGAAGACCAGGACCGGATCTTCGAGTCGTTCCAACAGGGCGGCCGCGGCGCCCCGAAAGAGGAGGGCACCGGCCTCGGCCTGACCCTGTCACGGCGCATCGTCAGGCTGTTCGGCGGCCGGATGTGGCTGGAGAGCACCGTGGGGGCCGGCAGCACCTTCGGGTTCTCGGTACCCGGATTGCCGGAGCCGGCCACGGCCGCCACGGCGCGCCCCGACGGAACTCCCGTCGTTCTGGTGCTCGACGAGGACCGGGTGTCCCAAGACCTGGTCGACGCCTACCTGGAGCCGTTCCCCGTGGACGTGCTGCGCGCGTGGGACGGCGCCAAGGCCGTCGACCTGATCCGCGCGGTGCGGCCGGTCGCCGTGATCCTGGAGATCGGGCTGTCCCGGATGGACGGGTGGCAGGTGCTCGCCGCGCTCAAGGCCGATCCGGCCACCGCGACGATGCCGGTGGTGATCGCTTCGACGGTCGACAACCGGTCCCGCGGGTTGGCGTTGGGGGCGGCCGCATATCTGCTCAAGCCGGTGCGCCGGGACGAACTGGTCGGTGCGCTGCGCAGCGTGGGCGTGCTGCCGACGGTGGAGCCGGCGTGA
- a CDS encoding helix-turn-helix transcriptional regulator, which produces MSWPLTGRSAEMSAIAAAIVAPGVPGVVVCGAAGVGKSRIAREALSASAARGALTRWAVATSSARTLPLGAFTAWAQAGLTDPIRLVHGVIEALTAAAPGVPVVIGVDDAPLLDDLSTFVVQQIVQRGAAKVVLTVRDDEPVPAAVQEIWHGADFDRIDLEPLASDEVAALLAAALGGPVDPDAAQRLWEMTRGNALYLHNLVEQEVADGRLENPHGPWHWTGDPVVAPGLVELIEARMGDLPAPVSEVVDVLAVGEPIELGALTRIAGAPAVEEADARGLIKLNSVDGAVEVRVAHPLYGEVRRKRAAPTRLRRLRGLVAGELAGSADRDDLRVVVRRATLTMDSDTKPDPALLVRAAHGAVWLADLPLADRLAEAAIQAGAGWEANFVRAHALSWLSQGDAADAVLAGIDVDDLSDVDRDRFAFLRASNMLWVLRDPVRAKALIDAAAAGPPARRSGYLEAFRTVYWFAMDQPELAVEAAEGLVLEDLPAVADAEVAWALAAICADAGRTEEAVAIADAGYAIAARSFDAPQMRFNIADAHVTALLLAGRVGEAHEVADRVRTQAADLPGAAHLLGAAVVGRAALGAGRLDTAETLLDGAASALSASGHAIGWGFRYHFPRAMGLAIQGAAREAAGVLAEFDDRTRPFRSLDHERSLARAWVAASEGAVSQAVATLADAAHRACARGQFAAEVVCLQTAVQFGDPSGAARLRELAGTVGGPRAGVAARFAEALGAGDAGELAAVSVEFERMGDLVAAVDASALAAAEYRRRELRGSALTSATRAESLAARCGGADTPALRAVTERLPFTGREREIVMLAAQGLSNRAIAERLTVSVRTVESHMYRAMAKTGTSSREELAALFPRG; this is translated from the coding sequence ATGTCCTGGCCGTTGACCGGCCGGTCTGCCGAGATGAGCGCGATCGCGGCGGCCATCGTGGCCCCGGGGGTTCCCGGGGTCGTGGTGTGCGGCGCCGCGGGTGTCGGTAAGAGCAGAATCGCTCGCGAAGCGCTGTCGGCCTCGGCGGCCCGCGGCGCCCTGACCCGCTGGGCGGTGGCCACCTCGTCGGCGCGAACGCTGCCGCTGGGCGCCTTCACCGCATGGGCGCAAGCGGGACTCACCGACCCGATCCGGCTGGTGCACGGCGTGATCGAGGCGCTCACCGCGGCCGCGCCCGGCGTCCCGGTGGTCATCGGGGTGGACGACGCCCCGCTGCTCGACGACCTGTCGACGTTCGTGGTGCAGCAGATCGTGCAACGGGGTGCGGCGAAGGTGGTGCTCACCGTGCGGGACGACGAACCGGTACCCGCTGCGGTGCAGGAGATCTGGCACGGCGCGGATTTCGATCGCATCGATCTGGAGCCGCTGGCGTCCGACGAGGTGGCGGCGCTGCTGGCCGCGGCGCTCGGCGGCCCGGTGGATCCCGATGCGGCCCAGCGCCTGTGGGAGATGACCCGCGGCAACGCGCTGTATCTGCACAACCTCGTCGAGCAGGAGGTTGCCGACGGGCGGCTGGAAAATCCGCACGGGCCGTGGCACTGGACCGGCGACCCGGTCGTGGCACCGGGTCTGGTCGAACTGATCGAAGCCCGGATGGGGGATCTGCCGGCGCCCGTCAGCGAGGTGGTGGACGTGCTGGCGGTCGGCGAACCGATCGAACTGGGGGCGCTCACCCGGATTGCCGGTGCGCCCGCGGTCGAAGAGGCCGACGCCCGCGGGCTGATCAAACTCAACAGCGTCGACGGTGCGGTCGAGGTGCGGGTCGCGCATCCGCTGTACGGCGAGGTGCGCCGCAAGCGTGCGGCCCCGACCCGGCTGCGACGGCTGCGCGGTTTGGTGGCAGGCGAATTGGCCGGATCGGCCGATCGTGATGACCTGCGGGTGGTGGTCCGGCGCGCGACCTTGACCATGGACTCCGATACGAAGCCCGATCCGGCGCTGCTGGTACGGGCCGCGCACGGTGCGGTGTGGCTGGCCGACCTGCCGCTGGCCGACCGGCTCGCGGAGGCCGCGATCCAGGCCGGGGCCGGATGGGAGGCCAATTTCGTTCGCGCCCATGCGCTGTCCTGGCTGAGCCAGGGCGACGCCGCCGACGCGGTGCTGGCGGGTATCGACGTCGACGACCTGAGCGATGTGGACCGGGACCGATTCGCCTTCCTGCGAGCCAGCAACATGTTGTGGGTGTTGCGGGATCCGGTTCGCGCCAAAGCGCTCATCGATGCCGCGGCGGCCGGCCCGCCGGCGCGGCGCAGTGGCTACCTGGAGGCCTTCCGCACGGTGTACTGGTTCGCCATGGACCAGCCGGAGCTGGCTGTCGAGGCGGCGGAAGGCCTTGTGCTCGAAGATCTTCCGGCTGTCGCCGATGCGGAGGTGGCCTGGGCCCTGGCGGCGATATGCGCGGACGCCGGCCGCACGGAGGAGGCGGTGGCGATCGCCGATGCCGGCTACGCGATCGCGGCGCGCTCGTTCGACGCGCCACAGATGCGGTTCAACATCGCCGACGCCCACGTCACCGCGCTGCTGCTCGCAGGCCGGGTCGGCGAGGCCCACGAGGTCGCCGACCGAGTGCGCACCCAGGCCGCGGATCTGCCGGGGGCGGCGCACCTGCTGGGTGCCGCCGTCGTGGGGCGGGCCGCCCTCGGGGCCGGTCGGCTCGATACCGCGGAGACGCTGCTGGACGGCGCTGCCTCGGCGCTGTCCGCATCCGGCCACGCGATCGGCTGGGGTTTCCGCTATCACTTCCCGCGTGCCATGGGTCTGGCGATCCAGGGGGCCGCGCGGGAGGCGGCCGGCGTGCTGGCCGAATTCGACGATCGGACGCGCCCGTTCCGCTCCCTGGACCACGAGCGCAGCCTGGCCCGCGCCTGGGTGGCCGCGAGCGAGGGCGCCGTCAGTCAAGCCGTCGCCACGCTGGCCGACGCCGCGCACCGTGCCTGCGCCAGAGGCCAATTCGCGGCCGAGGTGGTGTGCCTGCAAACCGCCGTGCAGTTCGGGGACCCGTCGGGTGCGGCACGACTGCGCGAACTCGCCGGGACGGTCGGCGGGCCGCGGGCGGGTGTCGCCGCCCGGTTCGCCGAGGCGCTGGGCGCCGGCGATGCCGGTGAACTCGCCGCGGTCAGTGTGGAATTCGAGCGGATGGGTGACCTCGTCGCCGCGGTGGACGCGTCGGCACTTGCCGCCGCGGAGTACCGCCGCCGCGAGTTGCGCGGATCGGCCCTGACGTCGGCGACCCGGGCGGAATCGCTGGCCGCCCGCTGCGGTGGTGCCGACACACCGGCGCTGCGCGCCGTGACGGAGCGGCTGCCGTTCACCGGCCGGGAACGTGAGATCGTCATGCTGGCCGCTCAGGGGCTGTCCAACCGCGCCATCGCCGAGCGGCTCACGGTGTCGGTGCGCACGGTCGAAAGCCATATGTACCGGGCGATGGCGAAGACCGGGACATCCAGCCGGGAGGAGCTGGCGGCCTTGTTTCCCCGGGGCTAA